Proteins co-encoded in one Chionomys nivalis chromosome 6, mChiNiv1.1, whole genome shotgun sequence genomic window:
- the LOC130876624 gene encoding apoptosis regulatory protein Siva-like, with amino-acid sequence MPKQSCPFMDASPIQLKDHMGRRELSHGVFAEHYSREVFGLPGTAPIACLSCMRSVDGKAVCSQCDWALCAQCIYTCWGCHALACMLCGLADYTDDSEKALCTSCAMFEA; translated from the exons ATGCCCAAGCAGAGTTGTCCATTCATGGACGCTTCCCCTATACAGCTCAAGGACCACATGGGCCGGAGAGAGTTGAGCCACGGTGTGTTTGCCGAACACTACTCTCGCGAGGTCTT TGGTCTGCCTGGGACAGCACCCATCGCTTGTTTATCCTGCATGAGATCTGTGGATGGGAAGGCAGTCTGCAGCCAGTGCGACTGGGCCCTGTGTGCACAATGTATATATACCTGCTGGGGCTGCCATGCCCTGGCCTGTATGCTGTGTGGCCTTGCAGACTATACTGATGACAGTGAGAAGGCGCTTTGCACCAGCTGTGCTATGTTTGAAGCCTGA